Proteins found in one Tsukamurella paurometabola DSM 20162 genomic segment:
- a CDS encoding response regulator transcription factor: protein MTHVLIVEDEESLADPLAFLLRKEGFETTVVTDGAEALRHFDSAGADIVLLDLMLPGMSGTDVCKQLRARSSVPVIMVTARDSEIDKVVGLELGADDYVTKPYSARELIARIRAVLRRGADTAGGEGLDDGVLEGGPVRMDVERHVVTVAGEAVTLPLKEFDLLEYLLRNSGRVLTRGQLIDRVWGADYVGDTKTLDVHVKRLRSKIEADPANPKHLVTVRGLGYKLEP, encoded by the coding sequence TGACACACGTACTGATTGTCGAAGACGAGGAGTCGCTGGCCGACCCTCTGGCGTTCCTGCTCCGCAAGGAGGGGTTCGAGACCACCGTGGTCACGGACGGCGCCGAAGCTCTCCGGCATTTCGACTCCGCCGGTGCCGATATCGTGCTGCTCGATCTCATGCTCCCGGGCATGAGCGGCACCGACGTCTGCAAGCAGTTGCGCGCCCGCTCGTCGGTGCCGGTCATCATGGTGACTGCCCGCGACAGCGAGATCGACAAGGTCGTCGGCCTGGAGCTGGGAGCGGACGACTACGTCACCAAGCCCTACTCCGCCCGGGAGCTGATCGCCCGGATCCGGGCGGTGCTGCGGCGCGGTGCGGATACCGCCGGCGGCGAGGGCCTCGACGACGGGGTGCTCGAGGGCGGCCCGGTGCGGATGGACGTCGAGCGGCACGTGGTCACCGTGGCCGGCGAGGCCGTCACCTTGCCGCTCAAGGAGTTCGACCTGCTCGAGTACCTGCTGCGCAACAGCGGCCGGGTACTCACCCGCGGACAGCTCATCGACCGCGTCTGGGGTGCCGACTACGTGGGCGATACGAAGACCCTCGATGTGCACGTCAAACGCCTGCGCAGCAAGATCGAGGCCGATCCGGCCAACCCGAAGCACCTGGTCACCGTTCGCGGACTGGGCTACAAGCTCGAGCCCTAG
- a CDS encoding Ppx/GppA phosphatase family protein has protein sequence MRLGVLDIGSNTVHLLVVDAHWGAHPTPMSSTKATLRLAEKIEPSGRLSQAGEDALVSAVQEFTTIARSSGCEEVMAFATSAVRDASNTDSVLAHVKRSSGVDVEVLSGVDESRLTALAVRRWYGWSVGRVLNIDIGGGSLEMSNGVDEEPDVALSLPLGAGRLTREWLTEDPPGRRRVAMLRDWLDAEIAPSAARLEAAGTPDLVAGTSKTMRTLARLTGAAPSSAGPRVKRTLTARGLSQLIAFISRMTVADRKELDGLSSDRAGQIVAGALVAEAAMRSMKVEQLDICPWALREGVILRYLDTRAGFTPENGGKSH, from the coding sequence GTGAGACTGGGAGTCCTCGACATCGGTTCGAATACCGTGCACCTGCTGGTGGTGGACGCCCATTGGGGCGCGCACCCCACCCCGATGAGTTCGACGAAGGCCACGCTCCGGTTGGCCGAGAAGATCGAACCCAGCGGTCGGCTGAGCCAGGCCGGTGAGGACGCGTTGGTTTCGGCGGTGCAGGAGTTCACCACCATCGCCCGGAGCTCCGGCTGCGAGGAGGTGATGGCCTTCGCCACCTCCGCGGTCCGCGACGCCAGCAACACCGACTCGGTGCTCGCGCACGTCAAGCGGAGCTCCGGCGTCGATGTCGAGGTGCTCTCCGGCGTGGACGAGTCGCGCCTGACCGCCCTCGCCGTGCGCCGCTGGTACGGCTGGAGCGTGGGCCGCGTGCTCAACATCGACATCGGCGGCGGCTCTCTGGAGATGAGCAACGGGGTCGACGAGGAGCCGGACGTGGCCCTGTCGTTGCCGCTCGGCGCTGGCCGCCTCACCCGTGAGTGGCTCACCGAAGACCCGCCCGGCCGCCGACGCGTCGCCATGCTCCGCGACTGGCTCGATGCCGAGATCGCACCCTCGGCCGCCCGGCTCGAGGCGGCCGGCACGCCCGACCTCGTTGCGGGAACGTCGAAGACGATGCGCACGCTCGCCCGCCTGACCGGCGCGGCACCGTCGTCCGCGGGACCCCGGGTCAAGCGCACCCTGACCGCCCGGGGGCTGAGCCAGCTGATCGCCTTCATCAGCCGGATGACGGTGGCCGACCGCAAGGAACTCGACGGGCTCAGCTCCGACCGCGCAGGTCAGATCGTGGCCGGGGCGTTGGTCGCCGAGGCCGCCATGCGCTCGATGAAGGTGGAGCAATTGGACATCTGCCCGTGGGCACTGCGCGAGGGTGTGATCCTCCGCTATCTGGACACCCGGGCAGGATTCACCCCCGAGAACGGCGGGAAGTCCCACTGA
- a CDS encoding MFS transporter → MSDEQSISVAELLARNGGAQPPAGGRRRRHRGGENSITVAELTGEIPVVRDGEGEQPAQSSADAAQPAQSEAATRPDATQAAQAEAAAQPQAPEESAPQSPFAPPAPRNRVAEPPVTPADTTDTFDAVPDGTEQPEEEAASSASLAQAVADTGRFQAIDPGNVDEYPISQGPADAPHVDEPVTEAVEAEVVETVHTTEGRDEVSHAWSQWSDGAAPGMATADFNTAQVRERQARLAEEAQVADAPEPAVVPVPDTASMSVQQISDAHDTEAPSTDTPTEVAFDEAADADQAPRGARSWLLLIAEVFGGVVAGAALFYGFYQLWNWGGGTWTIALTVVLAFVVIIAIVTFTHYLRKTTDYLTLGLALFVGLVITFGPLLMSLASQN, encoded by the coding sequence ATGAGTGACGAGCAGAGCATCTCGGTCGCAGAGCTGCTCGCCCGCAACGGCGGTGCCCAGCCTCCTGCCGGCGGTCGCCGGCGGCGGCATCGCGGTGGGGAGAACTCGATCACCGTCGCCGAACTCACGGGCGAGATCCCCGTCGTCCGCGACGGCGAGGGCGAGCAGCCCGCGCAGTCTTCGGCCGATGCCGCGCAGCCGGCCCAGTCCGAGGCCGCCACCCGGCCCGACGCCACCCAGGCGGCGCAGGCCGAGGCAGCGGCGCAGCCGCAGGCGCCTGAGGAGTCCGCGCCCCAGTCCCCGTTCGCACCGCCCGCCCCGCGCAACCGGGTCGCGGAGCCGCCGGTCACGCCCGCCGACACCACCGACACCTTCGATGCCGTGCCCGACGGGACCGAGCAGCCGGAGGAGGAGGCGGCGAGTTCCGCGTCGCTGGCCCAGGCCGTCGCCGATACCGGCCGGTTCCAGGCGATCGACCCCGGCAACGTCGACGAGTACCCGATCTCGCAGGGGCCCGCGGACGCGCCGCATGTCGATGAGCCCGTCACCGAGGCCGTCGAGGCCGAGGTGGTCGAGACCGTGCACACCACCGAGGGACGCGACGAGGTCAGCCACGCCTGGTCCCAGTGGAGCGACGGTGCCGCCCCGGGTATGGCGACCGCCGACTTCAACACCGCACAGGTGCGCGAGCGCCAGGCCCGCCTGGCCGAGGAGGCGCAGGTCGCCGACGCACCCGAGCCCGCCGTGGTTCCGGTCCCGGACACCGCCTCGATGAGCGTGCAGCAGATCAGCGACGCCCACGACACCGAGGCGCCGAGTACGGACACCCCTACCGAGGTCGCGTTCGACGAGGCCGCCGACGCGGACCAGGCCCCGCGCGGCGCTCGCAGCTGGCTGCTGCTCATCGCCGAGGTGTTCGGCGGCGTCGTTGCCGGCGCTGCCCTGTTCTACGGCTTCTACCAGCTGTGGAACTGGGGCGGCGGTACCTGGACCATCGCGCTCACCGTGGTGCTGGCCTTCGTGGTGATCATCGCGATCGTCACCTTCACGCACTACCTGCGCAAGACCACCGACTACCTGACCCTGGGGCTGGCCTTATTCGTGGGCCTGGTGATCACCTTCGGCCCGCTGCTGATGAGTCTCGCGTCGCAGAACTGA
- a CDS encoding sugar phosphate isomerase/epimerase family protein has product MSGIEVGLSTASVYPEKLEAAFRYAAETGYDGVELMVWHESASQDIANVAGLSMRYDVPVLSVHAPCLLISQRVWGSDPMAKLGRAVTAAEDLGARTVVVHPPFRWQRRYAEHFTDLVNELESDSHIEVAVENMFPLRFDAFFASRGETAERLMRRAKPVSAFAPSIDPTDVGFAHYTLDLSHTATAGVDALDLLDRMGGGLSHLHLADGLGAATDEHLVPGRGNQPCAQVCRRLAATGFEGHVILEIATGSAKSPDERRAMLTEALEFAREHLRADSVA; this is encoded by the coding sequence GTGAGCGGCATCGAGGTCGGCCTGTCGACCGCCTCGGTGTATCCCGAGAAGCTCGAGGCCGCATTCCGGTACGCGGCCGAGACCGGGTACGACGGTGTCGAACTCATGGTCTGGCACGAGTCCGCCAGTCAGGACATCGCCAACGTCGCCGGGCTCTCCATGCGCTACGACGTGCCCGTGTTGTCGGTGCACGCGCCCTGTCTGCTGATCAGCCAGCGGGTGTGGGGGAGCGATCCCATGGCCAAGCTCGGTCGCGCCGTGACCGCCGCCGAGGACCTGGGGGCGCGCACCGTCGTGGTGCACCCGCCGTTCCGGTGGCAGCGGCGGTACGCCGAGCACTTCACTGATCTGGTGAACGAGCTCGAATCCGACAGCCACATCGAGGTCGCGGTGGAGAACATGTTTCCGCTGCGCTTCGACGCCTTCTTCGCCAGCCGCGGTGAGACCGCCGAACGGCTGATGCGGCGCGCTAAGCCGGTATCCGCTTTCGCGCCGTCGATCGACCCCACCGATGTGGGCTTCGCGCACTACACGCTCGATCTCTCGCACACCGCGACCGCCGGCGTCGACGCCCTGGATCTGCTCGACCGGATGGGCGGCGGGCTCAGTCACCTGCATCTCGCCGACGGGCTCGGTGCCGCCACCGATGAGCACCTGGTGCCCGGCCGGGGGAATCAGCCCTGCGCGCAGGTGTGCCGCCGGCTCGCGGCCACCGGCTTCGAAGGACACGTGATCCTGGAGATCGCGACGGGCTCAGCGAAGAGTCCTGACGAGCGGCGTGCAATGCTCACGGAAGCGCTGGAGTTCGCGCGCGAGCACCTGCGCGCCGACTCCGTCGCCTGA
- a CDS encoding thioesterase family protein, which produces MALFADLVAVEPAPGGFTADIDRTWSVGRKVHGGALLAVLASAGRAAYLADGGDEGVQPVVIAAEYLGAPDPGSVALRTEVAKRGRTTSVVNVQAVQGDRVYVQAAVTLARRDSGDERYVEPTPLDDLPATPPDDALAWDPDHPAAKVFKVGRVAEVRYDPSTLPVLHGRTGAAQTRGWVRLREEPVSALFALLATDISLPVVANTGAIGWAPTLTLTATVRREPIPGWLRFRASSPVVGQQWFEEDHLLVDESGRVVATSRQLAMVPVAAPAENA; this is translated from the coding sequence ATGGCATTGTTCGCCGACCTCGTCGCGGTGGAGCCCGCGCCCGGCGGATTCACCGCGGACATCGACCGCACCTGGTCGGTGGGCCGCAAGGTGCACGGCGGGGCGCTGTTGGCCGTGCTCGCGTCGGCCGGTCGCGCGGCGTACCTCGCCGACGGTGGTGATGAGGGTGTGCAGCCGGTGGTGATCGCGGCCGAGTACCTCGGCGCCCCGGACCCGGGGAGCGTCGCGCTGCGGACCGAGGTGGCCAAGCGTGGACGCACCACGTCGGTGGTGAATGTGCAGGCGGTGCAGGGTGACCGGGTGTACGTGCAGGCCGCGGTGACCCTGGCCCGCCGGGACAGCGGCGACGAGCGGTACGTCGAACCGACCCCGCTCGACGACCTGCCGGCCACGCCGCCGGACGACGCGCTCGCCTGGGATCCCGACCACCCCGCGGCGAAGGTCTTCAAGGTGGGCCGGGTCGCCGAGGTGCGCTACGACCCGTCGACGTTGCCCGTGCTGCACGGCCGGACCGGTGCGGCGCAGACCCGCGGCTGGGTCCGGCTGCGCGAGGAGCCGGTGTCGGCCCTGTTCGCGCTGCTCGCCACCGATATCTCACTGCCCGTGGTGGCCAACACCGGCGCCATCGGCTGGGCGCCCACCCTGACCCTCACCGCGACGGTGCGCCGCGAACCGATACCGGGCTGGCTGCGGTTCCGCGCCTCGTCGCCCGTGGTGGGGCAGCAGTGGTTCGAGGAGGATCACCTCCTGGTCGACGAATCCGGGCGGGTGGTGGCCACCTCGCGACAACTCGCGATGGTGCCCGTCGCCGCGCCGGCGGAGAACGCGTGA
- the proC gene encoding pyrroline-5-carboxylate reductase: MTENMTIALIGGGRIGEALLGGLVAAGHAPERLVVAEPHAGRGAELTERYGVRTVTAIAEAVDGAGLVVIAVKPDVVASVLPDVAGALGDGAVVASVAAGVPTPTYEAALPAGTPVVRVMPNTAMLVGRSMSGISGGRDAGEAHVALVRGIMEAVGQTLVVPESKLDALTALSGSGPAYAFLVAEAMIDAGVDLGLTRDQATTLATHTIAGAGALMVETSSSPVELRAAVTSPGGTTAAAIRTLEKNGLRPAFYEATRACAERSAELGKRS, translated from the coding sequence ATGACGGAGAACATGACGATCGCCCTGATCGGTGGGGGCCGCATCGGCGAAGCGCTGCTCGGCGGCCTGGTGGCCGCAGGCCACGCACCGGAGCGGCTGGTCGTCGCCGAACCGCACGCCGGCCGGGGCGCCGAGCTGACCGAGCGCTACGGCGTGCGGACGGTGACCGCGATCGCCGAAGCGGTCGACGGTGCCGGCCTCGTGGTGATCGCGGTCAAGCCGGATGTGGTGGCGTCGGTCCTGCCCGATGTGGCTGGTGCCCTCGGCGACGGTGCCGTCGTGGCATCGGTGGCGGCGGGTGTGCCGACGCCGACGTACGAGGCGGCGCTGCCCGCGGGGACACCGGTGGTGCGGGTGATGCCGAACACCGCCATGCTGGTGGGCCGGTCGATGAGCGGGATTTCCGGCGGCCGGGACGCCGGCGAGGCCCACGTGGCGCTGGTCCGCGGCATCATGGAGGCGGTCGGTCAGACCCTCGTCGTGCCCGAGTCCAAGCTGGACGCACTCACCGCGCTGTCCGGTTCCGGGCCCGCCTACGCCTTCCTCGTGGCCGAGGCGATGATCGATGCCGGTGTCGATCTGGGGCTCACGCGGGACCAGGCGACGACCCTCGCCACCCATACGATCGCGGGCGCGGGTGCACTAATGGTTGAGACTTCTTCGTCGCCGGTCGAGCTTCGGGCGGCGGTGACCTCTCCGGGAGGCACGACGGCGGCGGCGATCCGTACTCTGGAGAAAAATGGCCTCCGACCTGCGTTTTATGAGGCGACGAGGGCGTGTGCGGAGCGTTCGGCCGAGCTGGGCAAGCGATCCTAG
- a CDS encoding helix-turn-helix domain-containing protein encodes MASANKNSKPAEIGAPGQPAAAGSSFLTVAEVATLMRVSKMTVYRLVHNGELPAVRVGRSFRVHEKAVHDYLQTSFFDAG; translated from the coding sequence ATGGCGTCTGCAAACAAGAACAGCAAGCCCGCCGAGATCGGCGCACCGGGTCAGCCCGCTGCCGCCGGTTCCTCGTTCCTGACGGTGGCCGAGGTTGCCACCCTGATGCGGGTGTCGAAGATGACGGTGTACCGCCTGGTGCACAACGGTGAGCTGCCGGCGGTCCGCGTCGGTCGGTCCTTCCGTGTGCACGAGAAGGCCGTGCACGATTACCTCCAGACCTCGTTCTTCGACGCAGGCTAG
- a CDS encoding 30S ribosomal protein bS22 has protein sequence MGSVIKKRRKRMSKKKHRKLLRRTRVQRRKLGK, from the coding sequence ATGGGTTCAGTGATCAAGAAGCGCCGCAAGCGCATGTCGAAGAAGAAGCACCGCAAGCTGCTCCGCCGCACTCGCGTGCAGCGTAGGAAACTCGGCAAGTAA
- a CDS encoding NAD-dependent epimerase/dehydratase family protein has protein sequence MSESTAGGRPGPRVVMVTGASTFLGGYLVRRLAQRPDIERVIGVDAVPPTKAMHRRMDPAEFIRVDYRSHIFGKIMATNEVDTVVHGATSVIDNHFPSASTKDAIVFGSMRVFAACQKSETVKRVIMRSSTQVYGSRSRNAALLTEDLVSGLAANGHPRDLLDAEAYARSMARRRADLELTILRMAPILGPNIETLLRSLFERPVVPSIVGRDARLQLLHQDDALGALEHAVVAGRPGTYNIAGDGAIAMSQAIRLAGRVPIPVLRSTFGPTVAAIRGRGGATDNRVQLDFLSFGNAFDTARMRDELGFTPKFTTREAMEDITRQGPIEPTIGVDSILAVEQRVAALARRFAGIDARVRHG, from the coding sequence ATGAGTGAGTCGACCGCCGGAGGGCGCCCGGGACCGCGCGTGGTCATGGTGACGGGCGCTTCCACCTTCCTGGGCGGATACCTCGTTCGCCGGCTTGCGCAACGCCCCGATATCGAGCGCGTGATCGGCGTCGACGCGGTGCCGCCCACGAAGGCGATGCATCGCCGGATGGACCCCGCGGAGTTCATTCGCGTCGACTACCGCAGCCACATCTTCGGCAAGATCATGGCCACCAATGAGGTGGACACGGTGGTGCACGGTGCCACCTCGGTGATCGACAACCATTTCCCGTCGGCGTCCACCAAGGACGCGATCGTCTTCGGTTCGATGCGCGTGTTCGCCGCCTGCCAGAAGTCCGAGACGGTCAAACGGGTCATCATGCGCTCGTCCACGCAGGTCTACGGTTCCCGCTCGCGCAACGCCGCACTTCTCACCGAAGACCTGGTGAGCGGCCTCGCCGCCAACGGGCACCCGCGCGATCTGCTCGACGCGGAGGCCTATGCCCGCAGCATGGCCCGCCGCCGTGCCGATCTGGAGCTCACCATTCTGCGGATGGCGCCGATCCTCGGGCCCAATATCGAAACCCTGCTCCGATCGCTGTTCGAACGGCCCGTCGTTCCGTCGATCGTCGGCCGCGACGCCCGCTTGCAACTGCTGCACCAGGACGACGCGCTGGGCGCGCTCGAGCACGCGGTGGTCGCGGGCCGGCCGGGCACGTACAACATCGCCGGCGACGGTGCGATCGCCATGTCGCAGGCGATCCGGTTGGCCGGGCGGGTTCCGATCCCCGTGCTCCGATCGACGTTCGGGCCCACCGTCGCGGCGATTCGTGGCCGCGGAGGCGCTACCGACAACCGGGTTCAGCTGGACTTCCTGAGCTTCGGAAACGCCTTCGATACCGCTCGTATGCGGGACGAACTCGGCTTCACGCCGAAGTTCACCACCCGGGAAGCGATGGAAGACATCACGCGCCAGGGGCCGATAGAACCTACAATCGGGGTGGACTCGATCCTGGCCGTCGAGCAACGGGTCGCAGCACTGGCCCGACGGTTCGCCGGTATCGATGCACGAGTACGGCACGGCTAG
- a CDS encoding lysophospholipid acyltransferase family protein has product MTNASGSQHAKVLQLPVSIDTQRSTGRERAQQRHPSSLTGGPATAGRSGRATVHPLNPDFMPDAPQSDEPGAGWRERAAESVIDGAAFVRERLTGDYDIDRFGFDPHLTDAVFLPALRPVYDKWFRVDTSGAENLPREGGALLVANHSGVIPLDGLMTSVAVHDNHPDDRHLRLLAADLAFEYPFIGEVARKMGATVACNADAESLLSQGELVAVWPEGFKGIGKLYRDRYKLQRFGRGGFVTAAIKAQVPIIPVSIVGAEETYPMLADVKPIARLLGLPYAPITPLFPWLGPLGMIPLPSKWHIEFGEPIPTDTFAQADADDPMVVFELTDNVRETIQQSLYRILARRKNIFQDF; this is encoded by the coding sequence ATGACGAACGCTTCAGGTTCACAGCACGCGAAGGTGCTGCAGTTGCCCGTGTCCATCGACACTCAGCGCTCCACGGGCCGCGAGCGGGCGCAACAGCGGCATCCCTCGTCGCTCACCGGAGGTCCCGCCACCGCGGGCCGGTCCGGCCGCGCCACCGTGCACCCGCTCAATCCTGATTTCATGCCCGATGCACCGCAATCCGACGAGCCCGGTGCCGGTTGGCGCGAACGCGCGGCCGAGTCCGTGATCGACGGTGCCGCCTTCGTCCGGGAACGGCTCACCGGCGACTACGACATCGACCGCTTCGGCTTCGACCCGCACCTGACGGACGCGGTGTTCCTGCCGGCGCTGCGGCCGGTCTACGACAAGTGGTTCCGGGTGGACACCTCCGGCGCCGAGAACCTGCCCCGCGAAGGCGGCGCGCTGCTGGTCGCGAACCACTCCGGCGTGATCCCGCTCGACGGGCTGATGACCTCGGTCGCGGTGCACGACAATCATCCCGACGATCGGCACCTGCGGCTGTTGGCCGCCGATCTGGCCTTCGAGTACCCGTTCATCGGTGAGGTCGCCCGCAAGATGGGCGCCACCGTCGCCTGCAACGCCGACGCCGAATCCCTGCTCTCGCAGGGCGAACTCGTCGCCGTATGGCCCGAGGGCTTCAAGGGGATCGGCAAGCTGTACCGGGATCGGTACAAGCTGCAGCGGTTCGGCCGAGGCGGCTTCGTGACCGCCGCCATCAAGGCGCAGGTGCCGATCATCCCGGTGTCCATCGTGGGTGCCGAGGAGACGTATCCGATGCTGGCCGACGTGAAGCCGATCGCCCGGCTGCTGGGGCTGCCCTACGCGCCGATCACCCCGCTGTTCCCGTGGCTCGGCCCGCTGGGCATGATCCCGCTGCCGTCGAAGTGGCACATCGAATTCGGTGAACCGATCCCTACGGATACCTTCGCCCAGGCCGACGCCGACGATCCGATGGTGGTCTTCGAGCTCACCGACAACGTGCGCGAGACCATCCAGCAGTCGCTCTACCGCATCCTCGCCCGCCGTAAGAACATCTTCCAGGACTTCTGA
- a CDS encoding HAD family hydrolase: MSDQASAEEIRQSEAGEASADAAHSLLAEKEGREEGAVPPDLTAAAFFDVDNTMVQGASIVHFARGLAARNYFSYSDLASAIWAQAKFRLTGKENSDDVAAGREKALSFIAGRSTEELKAVGEEIYDEIIADKIWPGTRALAQMHLDAGQQVWLVTATPVELAQTIADRLGLTGALGTVAESQDGVFTGKLVGDILHGLGKAHAVRSLAIREGLNLKRCTAYSDSHNDVPMLSLCGTAVAINPDSDLREVARVRGWEIRDYRTGRKAAKIGVPTALGVGVAVGGAAALIKHFSDN, translated from the coding sequence GTGTCCGACCAGGCCAGCGCCGAAGAGATTCGGCAGAGCGAGGCAGGCGAGGCGAGCGCCGATGCCGCGCATTCCCTGCTGGCCGAGAAGGAGGGCCGCGAAGAGGGTGCGGTGCCACCCGATCTCACCGCGGCCGCGTTCTTCGACGTGGATAACACGATGGTTCAGGGCGCGTCGATCGTCCACTTCGCCCGGGGACTGGCCGCACGTAACTACTTCAGTTACTCCGATCTGGCGTCCGCGATCTGGGCGCAGGCCAAGTTCCGGCTCACCGGCAAGGAGAACAGCGACGACGTGGCCGCAGGCCGCGAGAAGGCGCTTTCGTTCATCGCGGGCCGTTCCACCGAGGAGCTCAAGGCCGTCGGCGAGGAGATCTACGACGAGATCATCGCCGACAAGATCTGGCCGGGCACCCGTGCGCTGGCGCAGATGCACCTCGACGCCGGGCAGCAGGTGTGGCTGGTGACGGCCACCCCGGTGGAGTTGGCGCAGACCATCGCGGACCGGCTGGGACTCACCGGGGCGCTCGGCACCGTCGCCGAGTCGCAGGACGGGGTTTTCACCGGCAAGCTCGTCGGCGACATCCTGCACGGCCTCGGGAAAGCGCACGCGGTCCGGTCGCTGGCGATCCGTGAAGGTCTGAACCTCAAACGCTGCACGGCCTACAGCGATTCGCACAACGATGTGCCGATGCTGTCGCTGTGCGGCACCGCTGTCGCGATCAACCCCGACTCCGACCTCCGCGAAGTGGCCCGCGTGCGCGGTTGGGAGATCCGTGACTACCGCACCGGCCGCAAGGCCGCGAAGATCGGCGTCCCCACCGCCCTCGGTGTGGGTGTGGCAGTCGGCGGCGCCGCGGCTCTCATCAAACACTTCAGCGACAACTGA
- a CDS encoding glutaredoxin family protein → MAPLRTLTLLTRAGCGMCAHAREELTALVAELAAAGRPVEYLQVDVDAAGNNELRAEYGDMLPVVLLDGEQHSYWEVDEARLRADLAA, encoded by the coding sequence ATGGCACCGTTGCGGACCCTCACCCTTCTCACCCGCGCGGGCTGCGGCATGTGCGCTCACGCCCGCGAGGAACTCACCGCGCTGGTCGCGGAGCTCGCTGCCGCAGGGCGTCCCGTCGAATACCTCCAGGTCGATGTGGATGCCGCAGGAAACAACGAGCTCCGTGCCGAATACGGCGACATGCTGCCCGTGGTTCTGCTCGACGGGGAGCAGCACAGCTACTGGGAGGTCGACGAGGCCAGGCTGCGCGCCGATCTCGCGGCGTGA
- a CDS encoding glutamyl-tRNA reductase: MSVLLFGASHRSAPVSVLERLAITETDRPKVLAQLMESPHIDEVMVVTTCNRVEIYAVVEAFHPALEAVSDVLSTRSGLTINELSKHAFVRYSEAAVQHLFSVASGLDSMVVGEQQILGQIRGAYAASDEHQVAGRVIHDLAQRALHVGKRVHTDTGIDKAGASVVSVALDRARDVLSPQDAEVRRALVVGAGAMGGLAVAHLARAGAVDVTVANRTQDKADRLAQAALDAGVTAARGVAMDDLVVALADADVLIACTGAVGSVVSLADVHSALAQRTVDTDLVVCDLGLPRDVDPAVAGLPGVAVIDIDALSREPGAQAAEEDAEKARRIVLDELAEYLSAQRSAEVTPTVTALRRRAAEVVEAELLRLDSRLPGLEGTDRDEVAQTVRRVVDKLLHAPTVRVKQLAATPGGDSYAEALRELFELKPGATGAVSATEGSDERSV; this comes from the coding sequence GTGTCGGTTCTGCTGTTCGGCGCGTCGCACCGCAGCGCGCCGGTGTCGGTCCTCGAGCGATTGGCGATCACCGAGACCGATCGCCCCAAGGTGCTGGCGCAGCTCATGGAGTCGCCCCACATCGACGAGGTCATGGTGGTCACCACCTGCAACCGGGTCGAGATCTACGCCGTCGTCGAGGCGTTCCACCCCGCTCTGGAGGCCGTCTCCGACGTCCTCTCCACCCGCTCCGGCCTCACTATCAACGAACTGAGCAAGCACGCGTTCGTCCGGTACTCCGAGGCGGCGGTGCAGCACCTGTTCTCGGTGGCCAGCGGACTCGACTCGATGGTCGTGGGGGAGCAGCAGATCCTCGGCCAGATCCGCGGCGCCTACGCCGCCTCGGACGAGCACCAGGTGGCCGGCCGGGTCATCCACGACCTCGCCCAACGGGCCCTGCATGTGGGTAAGCGCGTGCACACCGACACCGGCATCGACAAGGCCGGCGCCTCGGTGGTCTCCGTCGCCCTCGATCGCGCGCGCGATGTGCTCTCCCCGCAGGACGCCGAGGTCCGGCGCGCACTCGTGGTCGGCGCCGGAGCCATGGGCGGCCTCGCCGTCGCGCACCTGGCCCGCGCGGGCGCCGTCGACGTCACCGTCGCCAACCGCACCCAGGACAAGGCCGACCGTCTCGCCCAGGCCGCGCTCGACGCCGGTGTGACCGCAGCCCGCGGGGTGGCGATGGACGATCTCGTCGTCGCGCTCGCCGACGCCGATGTGCTCATCGCGTGCACGGGCGCCGTCGGCAGCGTCGTGAGCCTCGCCGATGTGCATTCCGCGCTCGCGCAGCGCACCGTCGACACCGATCTGGTGGTGTGCGATCTGGGGCTGCCCCGCGATGTCGACCCCGCGGTGGCCGGGTTGCCCGGCGTGGCCGTGATCGACATCGACGCGCTCTCCCGCGAGCCGGGCGCCCAAGCCGCCGAAGAGGATGCCGAGAAGGCGCGACGCATCGTGCTGGACGAGCTCGCCGAGTACCTGTCCGCGCAGCGCTCCGCCGAGGTGACCCCGACCGTGACGGCGCTGCGCCGGCGCGCCGCCGAGGTCGTGGAAGCCGAACTGCTGCGGCTGGATTCACGTCTTCCGGGCCTTGAGGGCACGGACCGCGACGAGGTGGCACAGACGGTGCGCCGCGTTGTGGACAAGCTCCTGCATGCCCCCACGGTGCGCGTGAAGCAGCTCGCCGCCACCCCGGGCGGCGACTCCTATGCGGAGGCGCTGCGCGAGCTGTTCGAACTCAAGCCGGGCGCCACGGGCGCCGTCTCCGCGACCGAAGGATCCGACGAGCGAAGTGTCTGA